Genomic DNA from Paenibacillus donghaensis:
GGACCGTATAGCCTCTATTTGCTTATTTTGGCCGCAGCTGCGGTTCTTGCGGACTGTATAGCCTCTATTGCTCCCAAATGATGCATCTGCAAGGGCATTTGGAGCAAATAGAGGCTCCTCAGTCCGTAAGAAGCAAAAATAGCAGTGATTTGGCAAAATAGAGGCTCCTCGGTCCGCAACTTGCGTGCCACTGCCCGCACGGCTGATCTATGCACCGTATCCCGGCCCGCCGCGGCACACCTTTTCATATTATTCAGACCGTAACCCTTTATACTCGCAGCTGATATGTTCGGCTGCGTTGTGTACCGCTGACAATATCCAGAAGCTGCCGATCTACGAGCTGATGCAGGATTCTGCGGGCATGCTTAATGGTTACTTTCAAATGTTCTCTCAGCTCCATCGGAGTGAAGGGACGCAGCAGACGGCGGGCGTAACGCAAGGCTTCCGCTTCAAGCCAAGTTAAGGAGGCAGGAACATCGGTTGCAGTGAATTTGCCGACGAAAGCGAGCACCAGCTGCTGGCATTGCTGCGGTTCCTCTACAATGGAGGGGTAAGCAATCGGCAGGAAAGACCAACCGTCCAGTGCAAGCAGGCAGTGCCGCCGGCATAAATCCTTAAACCGCCTTACATCTAGATCCCTTGCATGAGGCCCATACCCCTGAATTTCAATGCCTCCCTTGGCGCCTCCGGGCCGGTAGGCCAGGTCAAGGTAACGATATCCGTTATTGAAATCGCGGACCTCCCATTCCGGGTACAAATGCTCCAGATTACCTACAGCCGGAAACCATACTGACCGCAGAAACTCCACCGTACCGTGACCCAGACCCTTGCTAAGTAACTCTTGTCGCCTGTGGTTGTTCTCCCGCTCCAGGTTGTTTGCCAGCCACTCCGAATACTGCTGCTCAAATCTCGACATTATCTAATCCCCCCTTGTTACTATTGGAACACAGAAAAGCCGCTCCAACACAATTCCTTCCGACGTTTACACGTCAAGGACGAAATTGTATCAAGCGGCATATTCTTTATGACCATTAAAGTAATTATAGCTTGAAAGTGTGAGTTCAACAATCCCGTTCGCAAAAATCCACAGCTTCGTTATTCAGTCACGCTTCGTCAGGCACAATAGTGGGTGGCTGCAGCGAAAATAGTTCGAAATCCCGTCCGCTGCGGACTGTATAGCCGCTAATTGCTTATTTTGGTCGCTGCTGCAGTTCTTGCGGACTGTATAGCCTCTATTGTTCCCAAATGATGCATCTGCAAGGGCATTTGGAGCAAATAGAGGCTCCTGAGTCCGTAAGAAGCAAAAAGTGCCCCGATTTGGCCGGATAAGGGCTATACGGTCCGCAACTTGCGTGCCTACGCCTCGCCGCCGCGGCCGTGCCTGCGCCCAGCCGCTCCTCCCGCTTCTGTGTCCCGCCGCGGCGCTTCGCTTGCCCAGCCGCACTACTCACGGGTCCGCCTAGCGCCCCAGCCCCGCCCTTACTCCGCGTTCCCCGGGACCTGCATTTCCTGCCCGCCGCTAAGCAGCAGATAATCCTCCAGCAGCTTGCTTTTGTCGCCATGGAGGTTATCCAGATGCTGCTCACCCCAGTTGCAGAGACTAATCAGCAGGTCAGCCAGCTTCCAGCCATATGCCGTGACCTCGTACTCCACCTTCGGGGGGTTCTGGATGTGAAGAATGCGGTGGATAATCTGATCATGTTCAAGCTCCCGCAGCTGCTGGGTCAGTACTTTCTGGGTAATCTCGGGAATCAGTGTACGCAGCTCATGGGTCCGTTTTCTGCCCGTAGAGAGATGGAAGAGGATGATGCCTTTCCATTTGCCGCGGATTACATCCAGGGCCGCTTCGAGTCCGAGTTTATATTTTTTGGGCGTATCCATCATAAGGTTTGTCCTCCGTTAGGTTATTTAAGGAACCACAGCACCTCAAAGTGCGTACTTCACAGCTCCGGCAGCATCCCATACAATAGGACCTGTAATCCTCTCCACTATAACATAGAGAAGAAAGAAGGTTGTTTGTAAATGAAGGTTTTGCTCGTAGTCACACACCCCAGAGAAGTTTCCCTGACCCATGCCGTCAAAAATCGTTTCGTGGAAGCCCTCCAGCAGAACAACCACGAAGTGGATATTCTGGATCTGGATCATGACGGATTTAACCCCTTATACAGCGTTGAAGATGAGCGGGACTGGACCAACCCCGATAAAGTTTATGCCCCCGAAATACGCAAGGAAATGGATCGGATTGTGGCTGCGGACGCGCTGGTTTTTGTGTTTCCATTATGGTGGTACAGCGTGCCTTCCCTGTTAAAAGGGTATCTGGACAAGGTCTGGAACATGGGTCTGCTGAAAGAGTCGATGTCCAAAAAAGTGCTCTGGATCTGCCTCGCCGGCGGAGATGAGGAGCATCTGATCAAATACGGCTATAAGCCGATGATTACCCATTATCTCAATGTTGCCATTGCCGGCTATGCGGGAGTGAAGGAGTCCCAGGTGGAATTCCTCTACGATACGCTTTCCCCATCGGAAGAATACATAGCAGGTCTGCTGGACCAGGCTTATGCATTAGGGCAGTCTTATAACTAACTCGCCAGCTTGCTGGAATACCCTCATAGCAATCGGCAGATTCACATGAAGATGTGGATATGCCGGTTTTTTGTGTGATGGAGTAGTGGGCAGGTTCGACTACCTATACCTGATTGCGTATAATAATACTTGATTCCTATATCTTATAAGGTAACGTACAAACCCATTATTATCCGAATATCAAGGAGGACAGAGCCTTATGCCACTGCACGAAAACAATCGTAACAAGCTGGAGCGTCTGATCGAGGAGCATGATTTCAGCTTTGCCGCACAGTATGTACTGGAACATACACGACAGGGTATTTGCTGGACCAAAAAGGGCCCATCCGATTACAGCACTCCTTGCAGCTCGAGAATTGGGGGAGATCCGGACCTTCTGCCAGCTACGGTATGGCCAATCACTTCCGATGGCATTCCTATGACATTTTTGGCCCAGCTTAATCTGAAGCAGCTGTCTGAGATGGATGAGTCTGCAGGATTGCAGGGTGGCGGGATGCTTTACTTTTTCGTGGGAGTGGATGAACCGGCTTATAATATTGAGCACCATGTATTGTTCCTGCCTGAGTCCAAGTTGCCGGAAGCCCATCGCTGTATCCCGCCTGAAGTTACGGCCTTGGAGGAGAAGTTCAGTGGATATGAGATTGAACCCCTGGCTACCCTGGAGGCACCCAATTACGGTTATGTCGATTATGAAGCTGTGGAGGACGATCAGCATGACTTCGAAGATTATGAGGAGCTGAGGGAAGCCATGCGCGGAGGAGCAGATGAAGCAATCGCCGTTATGTTCGGGTATCCGGCAACCCAGCATGGGGATTGTGAAGTTGAAGCTGCTCTGATGCTGCTGACGGGCCAGAATTATAACTACCGTCCGGCAGAAGCGCTGCAGCAGATTACTGCCCATCTGGGTGGTGATGAGGAGCGGGCCAAGCAAGAGGTTCAGGATACATTGCTGCTGCTGGAGATTGATTCTGACGATGATGTGGGCTTTTGCTGGTGGGATGCAGGTACGCTGCAGTTTTTTGTGCGCAAGGAGGATCTGCTCGCTGGACGCTGGGACCGGACTTATTGCTCGCTCTATTCCAGTTGACGGTTACATGACAAATTGACCGTGGAGGGAACGGCAGGGGTGCCGGTTCTTTGTTGAATATATAAATTTATATGTTTCACGCTATCCATGATCCTTTTATTTCTCGCAGAAACGGATACCTGAAAGCGATACGTAGTATCGCTACTTCGGAAGCATACGCTTTTCAGAGGGCGGTGAAGCCGTTTCTACTTGTATTGTGGCTGTATTGACCGCCGCCGCCCTCGGCCCTAGCAGGAGCAGGCAAGAATTGCACGGCAGCCATAGATCGCACAGCCTAAGATAAGGATGGAAGGAGGGCGGGGCATGGACTGGTTTCAACGGATGAACCGTGCGCTAGACTATATAGAGAGCCGACTGGACAGTGTGATCGACAACAGGGAAGCAGCACAGTTAGCCTTATGCTCGGTATATTATTTTCAGAAAATGTTCTCGATTCTGATGGATATCCCGCTGGCGGAATATATCCGGCGGCGCAGACTGACGCTGGCGGCTTTCGATATTCAACACAGCCAAACTAAGATTATCGATATCGCCTTGAAATATGGCTATGATTCGCCTGAAGCGTTCGCGCGGGCTTTTCATGTGCTCCATGGTGTTACTCCAACCTCAGCGCGCGGGGAAGGGGTCAGTCTGAAGGCTTATCCTCGTCTCTCCTTTCAAATTTCGATTAGGGGAGCAGTGGCTATGGATTATCGTATCATTAACAAAAGCTTGTTCAGCGTGTATGGAATTGACCGTAAGTTTACGGTGGAGCAAGAAGAACAGTTCGCGGCGATCCCGCAGTTCTGGCTGGAGTGTATGCGGGATGGACGACTGGAGGCGCTGTCGCGTTCCGCACATGCGGACCCGGAGAAAGAGCATGTCCGCAGTCCGGTCCACGGTATCTCATGGAACTCCAAGAGTGACCCGGACAACACTTGCCGGTATATGCTGTTCAACTTCGTTAACCAGGAGTGTCAGTCTGACGGGTATACCTTGCTGGATGTTCCTGCAGCTACTTGGGCAGTGTTTCAGACTAAGGAGCACACCCAGGAAGAGACCAGCTCGGTCATTCAGGAGTTGAACAAACGTCTCTACAGCGAATGGCTGCCTACCGCGTCCTACCGCAAAATCGATGGCTATGAGCTGGAGTTGTATTACGGAGAAGGTGCGCATTGTCACTGCGAGCTGTGGATAAGAGTTGAACCTATAAGCTAGCATTTGAAAAAACGGCAGAAATGCCGTTTTTTTTGCTTTTCCGTAACATAATTATCCCCTGCTATCCCCTTCAATCAGCGGATTACGGGTATGCAGGCGGTTCTCCTTGCGGTAGTCGAGCGGGGAGCGATTGCATTCCCGTTTGAAGGTCTGCGAGAAATACGACTGTGATTTGAAGCCGATGATCTCGGAGATTTCCAGAATCGAGTAATTGGTGGATTCGAGCAGAAATTTCGCTGTTTCCACCCGGACGTGAGTCAGATATTTGACCGGCGACACGCCATAGGTTTTTTTGAAAATATGAGAGAGGTAATATTTGTTGATATGTGCTTCTTCGGCGAGTGATTCCAGCGTAATATTGCTTTTGAAATGCACATCGATGAAATTTTTGACCAATGCCGCTTCCTTCTGAACCTTCTCTGACATCGCCAGATTAATGGCAATATGCTTCTTGCGCACGATCAGGATCAGAATGATGCGGATCAGATATTTGCATAACTCCGTATATGCCTCTTGCTTGGCTGAATACTCCTCGAATGCTTTGTACAAATACAGCAGAATGCTGCGATCCGGGTCTTTGATTGTGACATAGGCCAAGAGCTCATCCTCTGATACAAACGAAATCCCGTTAATGCCAATAACAAAATATTCCAGTGGATCATGGAAGTCGGATATCTCCGTATGCTCAATGTTCGGATTCACAATAATGACATCATTCTTCTGAAGCGGCAGCTTCTCATCCTTGACCAGGAACTCACCGGTTCCGCTGGTTACATAGAACAGCTCGGCGAAATGATGTGTATGCTTCAGCCCAATCCAGTTGTTGCTGTCTGTGTCCGATTTGTTGATATAGATCAGTTCGATGTTCAAACCCGTTGCCAGGTCAATCTCAGATAAGGGTTGGGTGCCGTTCATAGTAAGAATCCTTTCCTGTTAAATATTGTATACGCTAAAAATGTATCACTCTAATATGTCACTAATCAAATGATAACACGGATTGTTATTAATATTTAAATGAATAGCAATATCTATAAAAAACATAGCAATAAACTCATATATATAAGCAATTATGGTCTTTATAATTGAAATATATAAAACATGGGAGGCGTTCAAATGTTGAATAAAAGGATTGGCGCAGCTGTTTTAACCGCTATGATGCTTACAGTATCCGCTTGTGGCTCTAATGGAGCATCCTCAACCACTGAAGACGGAAAACCTGTTTTGAAAATGGCTGCTCTTGAAGGCGGTTACGGCAAGGAGATATACAGCGAAGTAATTGCCGAATTCGAGAAGCAGCAGGATGTAAAGGTCGAACTGACCATCAGCAAAAGCATTGAAGATGAAATTACCCCCAATATGAAGGCAGGGAAATATCCGGATGTTGTGGTGCTTGGACAGGGCCGCAGCTCAGGACTTACCGAAACACTGATTAAGGATAAAGGGCTTGAGGATCTTACCGGAGTGCTGGCGGCGAAGGTGCCGGGCGAAGAGGTGACGGTTCAGGACAAGCTGGTGGATGGATTGATCGGCACATTGGGTACCAACCCGTATGGCAATGAGAGCACCTATCTGATGCCGATGTTCTATTCCCCGACAGGACTTGTCTACAACAAGGGACTGTTTGAGCAAAAGGGCTGGGAGGTGCCGACTACCTGGGATGAGATGTTTGCGCTCGGAGAGACGGCCAAGCAGGAAGGAATCGCCCTGTTCACCTATCCTACAGCGGGTTACCTGGACTCCTTCTTCTTCGCTCTTCTGGCTGATGTCGGCGGTCAGGAGTTCTACGATAAAGTGATGAATTATGAGCAGGACATCTGGCAGAGCGCAGAAGCCACACAGGTACTGGAGATTACGACGAAGCTGCTGAGCTATTCCTCGGATACCACAGTTGCTTATGCCAATGAACAGGATTTCACCAAGAATCAGCAGAGCATTCTGGACAATACAACGCTGTTTATGCCTAATGGCACCTGGATCGCCGGAGAGATGGGCGATGCGCCTAAGGCAGAAGGTTTCGCCTGGGGCCTGATGCCGATTCCGACGCTGAACGAAGGCGACGACAGATACATTGTTACTTCCATGGAATCGGTATGGGTGCCTTCAGAGAGCAAGAATAAAGAGCTCGCCAAGGAGTTTGTCGCGTTCCTCTATTCCGACAAGGCCGCAGCTATCTTCGCCAAGTCGAACGCGGTTCAGCCGATTAAGGGAATCGCCGAGCAGTTGACCGGCGAGAATCAATCCTTCTACAGTGTCTATGACGCTCCGCAGGTGAAAGCGCTTGTTGGCGGATTCGTCAGCACCAAACCAGTAGAGGGCGTGAATATTAAAGCGGTATTATTTGATACGGCAAACAGTATTATCTCCAAGCAAAAAACGGCTGAAGATTGGCAGAAAGACCTGAACCAGGCCAGCGAGAAAATGAGAGCCGCCAAAGAGTAATTGGACCCGGCAGGAAGCAGGTGGGAAGGTGAATCAGAAGAAGGGCAGAAGCAAATTTATATTCTTATGTGTCGCTCCGGCATTTATCCTGTTTGCTATCTTTATGATTATCCCGACAATCAATGTATTTCGGATGTCTGTGTATAAATGGAGCGGCTTCTCTGCAAGCAAGGAATTCGTAGGCTTCGACAATTTCAGAATCCTCTTCGAGGATATGGTGTTTATCAAGTCATTCCAGAATACCGTGCTGCTGCTTGTGGTGGTTACGATCATTACCATGTCGCTGGCGCTGCTGTTCGCCGCGATCATGTCCCGTGAGCAGGTGAAGGGCAAGGATCTGTACCGGGTGGTCTTCTATATCCCTAACATCTTGTCCGTCGTTATTATCGCGGCGATCTTCTCGGCCATTTATGATGCCAAGGACGGGCTGCTGAACGGATTCCTGGGTATGCTGCGGCTGGATTTCCTGCAGAATATGTGGCTGGGCGACCAGCGGATCGTAATCTATAGTGTAGCCGCCGCTATGATCTGGCAATCGGTCGGCTATTATATGGTGATGTATATGGCCAGCATGTCCAGCATCCCCGAGAGCTTCTATGAAGCCTCGGCGCTGGAAGGAACCGGCAAGGTGCGGCAGTTCTTCTCCATTACCCTGCCGCTGATCTGGCAGAACCTGCGGAATACGCTGACTTTCTTCATTATCAGCTCGATTAACTTAAGCTTCACGCTCATCAAAGCGATGACCGGCGGCGGACCTGACGGCTCCACCGAAGTGTTCTTGAACTATATGTACAAACAGGCCTATACGAACTCCTCCTATGGCTACGGGATGGCGATCGGTTCTATTGTATTCCTGTTCTCCTTCGGTCTGTCCCTGGCCGTCAGCAGAATTACGAAACGGGAGACACTGCAATATTAGAGAGGAGCAACCGGAGACCCTATGATATCGAATAAATTATACAAAGTGTTCATCTATGTAATTCTTAGCCTGCTTGCCCTCTCCATTGTGGTGCCGATGCTGTGGGTTCTGCTGGCATCGGTCAAGGAGAAATCGGAGTTCTACGGGAACCCGTGGTCGATACCCGCCGGGGTGTTCATACAGAACTACATCGAGGCCTTCACGGAAGCCAGCATGGGGTCGTACCTGCTGAACTCGCTGTTCGCGACACTGCTTGCGCTGGTGATTCTGCTTGCGGTTGCTGTGCCGGCGGCCTATGTGCTGGCACGTTATAAATTCAAAGGACGGAAGATTCTGAACCTGCTGTTTATGGGCGGC
This window encodes:
- a CDS encoding transcriptional regulator, whose protein sequence is MSRFEQQYSEWLANNLERENNHRRQELLSKGLGHGTVEFLRSVWFPAVGNLEHLYPEWEVRDFNNGYRYLDLAYRPGGAKGGIEIQGYGPHARDLDVRRFKDLCRRHCLLALDGWSFLPIAYPSIVEEPQQCQQLVLAFVGKFTATDVPASLTWLEAEALRYARRLLRPFTPMELREHLKVTIKHARRILHQLVDRQLLDIVSGTQRSRTYQLRV
- a CDS encoding winged helix-turn-helix transcriptional regulator — translated: MMDTPKKYKLGLEAALDVIRGKWKGIILFHLSTGRKRTHELRTLIPEITQKVLTQQLRELEHDQIIHRILHIQNPPKVEYEVTAYGWKLADLLISLCNWGEQHLDNLHGDKSKLLEDYLLLSGGQEMQVPGNAE
- a CDS encoding NAD(P)H oxidoreductase; its protein translation is MKVLLVVTHPREVSLTHAVKNRFVEALQQNNHEVDILDLDHDGFNPLYSVEDERDWTNPDKVYAPEIRKEMDRIVAADALVFVFPLWWYSVPSLLKGYLDKVWNMGLLKESMSKKVLWICLAGGDEEHLIKYGYKPMITHYLNVAIAGYAGVKESQVEFLYDTLSPSEEYIAGLLDQAYALGQSYN
- a CDS encoding DUF1963 domain-containing protein, whose product is MPLHENNRNKLERLIEEHDFSFAAQYVLEHTRQGICWTKKGPSDYSTPCSSRIGGDPDLLPATVWPITSDGIPMTFLAQLNLKQLSEMDESAGLQGGGMLYFFVGVDEPAYNIEHHVLFLPESKLPEAHRCIPPEVTALEEKFSGYEIEPLATLEAPNYGYVDYEAVEDDQHDFEDYEELREAMRGGADEAIAVMFGYPATQHGDCEVEAALMLLTGQNYNYRPAEALQQITAHLGGDEERAKQEVQDTLLLLEIDSDDDVGFCWWDAGTLQFFVRKEDLLAGRWDRTYCSLYSS
- a CDS encoding AraC family transcriptional regulator; this encodes MDWFQRMNRALDYIESRLDSVIDNREAAQLALCSVYYFQKMFSILMDIPLAEYIRRRRLTLAAFDIQHSQTKIIDIALKYGYDSPEAFARAFHVLHGVTPTSARGEGVSLKAYPRLSFQISIRGAVAMDYRIINKSLFSVYGIDRKFTVEQEEQFAAIPQFWLECMRDGRLEALSRSAHADPEKEHVRSPVHGISWNSKSDPDNTCRYMLFNFVNQECQSDGYTLLDVPAATWAVFQTKEHTQEETSSVIQELNKRLYSEWLPTASYRKIDGYELELYYGEGAHCHCELWIRVEPIS
- a CDS encoding AraC family transcriptional regulator, with product MNGTQPLSEIDLATGLNIELIYINKSDTDSNNWIGLKHTHHFAELFYVTSGTGEFLVKDEKLPLQKNDVIIVNPNIEHTEISDFHDPLEYFVIGINGISFVSEDELLAYVTIKDPDRSILLYLYKAFEEYSAKQEAYTELCKYLIRIILILIVRKKHIAINLAMSEKVQKEAALVKNFIDVHFKSNITLESLAEEAHINKYYLSHIFKKTYGVSPVKYLTHVRVETAKFLLESTNYSILEISEIIGFKSQSYFSQTFKRECNRSPLDYRKENRLHTRNPLIEGDSRG
- a CDS encoding carbohydrate ABC transporter substrate-binding protein yields the protein MLNKRIGAAVLTAMMLTVSACGSNGASSTTEDGKPVLKMAALEGGYGKEIYSEVIAEFEKQQDVKVELTISKSIEDEITPNMKAGKYPDVVVLGQGRSSGLTETLIKDKGLEDLTGVLAAKVPGEEVTVQDKLVDGLIGTLGTNPYGNESTYLMPMFYSPTGLVYNKGLFEQKGWEVPTTWDEMFALGETAKQEGIALFTYPTAGYLDSFFFALLADVGGQEFYDKVMNYEQDIWQSAEATQVLEITTKLLSYSSDTTVAYANEQDFTKNQQSILDNTTLFMPNGTWIAGEMGDAPKAEGFAWGLMPIPTLNEGDDRYIVTSMESVWVPSESKNKELAKEFVAFLYSDKAAAIFAKSNAVQPIKGIAEQLTGENQSFYSVYDAPQVKALVGGFVSTKPVEGVNIKAVLFDTANSIISKQKTAEDWQKDLNQASEKMRAAKE
- a CDS encoding carbohydrate ABC transporter permease — its product is MNQKKGRSKFIFLCVAPAFILFAIFMIIPTINVFRMSVYKWSGFSASKEFVGFDNFRILFEDMVFIKSFQNTVLLLVVVTIITMSLALLFAAIMSREQVKGKDLYRVVFYIPNILSVVIIAAIFSAIYDAKDGLLNGFLGMLRLDFLQNMWLGDQRIVIYSVAAAMIWQSVGYYMVMYMASMSSIPESFYEASALEGTGKVRQFFSITLPLIWQNLRNTLTFFIISSINLSFTLIKAMTGGGPDGSTEVFLNYMYKQAYTNSSYGYGMAIGSIVFLFSFGLSLAVSRITKRETLQY